Sequence from the Thermocoleostomius sinensis A174 genome:
GAGTGAGCTTTTTTACGACCTTCCTGGCTTCTCAAACACCCTCTTAGAGACGATAAATCTATTGGATGGACGAAAGAGCAAAAGATGCAGCGCTTATACAACTGCATGACCGCTTATATTCTTGGGGCAATACCACCTTACAATTGCATACTTGCCTCTAAGTTGGTTGCCCTTACTTTAATGTTTCCAAAAGTTCGCAAGGACTTTTATCAAAAATATAAAGATAGTCCTTCTATCATTTCTGGTAAAAATAAAAAATCCCATCTTATTTATATCGACACTCTGGGGGCGTTTGGAAAATCTGCGATTTATAATCGGCTGCTTAACTGGGAATTCATAGACTATACCAAAGGACAGAGCCATCTACATATAACAGCTAATGGTAGTTGGGAGCTTATTAGGCAAGTTGTCTCAGAAGATGCCTTTGAAACCTATGAATTTGGTCAAGGGCCAAATTGGAAAATGCGTACCTTGAGAAAAGCTTTACATGAACTTGGCTTATCAGAAGAAATGCTGAGTATTGGATGGCAGCGAGGTTACTACCGTTGCCCACTAGCCGAGAACTGGCAAGAGTATCTACT
This genomic interval carries:
- a CDS encoding Druantia anti-phage system protein DruA — its product is MQRLYNCMTAYILGAIPPYNCILASKLVALTLMFPKVRKDFYQKYKDSPSIISGKNKKSHLIYIDTLGAFGKSAIYNRLLNWEFIDYTKGQSHLHITANGSWELIRQVVSEDAFETYEFGQGPNWKMRTLRKALHELGLSEEMLSIGWQRGYYRCPLAENWQEYLLGDTNRVVWKSFSQTDLVSYWHERWVTPRLDNLQTRLELYPDQ